The Vicia villosa cultivar HV-30 ecotype Madison, WI linkage group LG1, Vvil1.0, whole genome shotgun sequence genome includes a region encoding these proteins:
- the LOC131615837 gene encoding high mobility group B protein 10-like, with protein MEEDKEEVKTMVSSQPETDIQLTNVDVKQYSSPNDLETFYVKLTDLLDSSGYNLILNVRKTCLDLYLFYMEVTKRGGYHQVRKEKKWGEIVSALKLEGNNARLCTQVQKLYGKLLYKFEKLYFYRFPASQTASGSTKAKRKQGSTSSLSQLVDDGDYPTAAEISKDCPINVTAIPEVQLQTPSKDKEKKKKRGCPTGRSGYQIFLKQECARLKASGQDIDGKHILRVAVEEWNKLSDIDKQPYVEESKKMKEQKKEAMMTENNKQKSTLDLNKDEKKANLCCGDYYCVTLQPQANNPLVNNAAVDLAYKMTEKTSKDPFFPFDLDAYRSVDLLTGLAIGEPK; from the exons ATGGAAGAAGACAAGGAAGAGGTGAAGACGATGGTCTCATCACAACCAGAAACAGATATCCAACTCACCAATGTTGATGTGAAACAGTACTCTTCTCCAAATGACTTAGAGACCTTCTACGTCAAACTCACTGACTTGTTGGACTCTTCTGGATACAATCTCAT TTTGAATGTCCGAAAAACTTGCTTAGACTTGTACCTGTTTTACATGGAAGTCACCAAAAGAGGAGGTTATCACCAG GTTcgtaaggaaaagaaatggggTGAAATTGTTTCAGCACTGAAACTGGAAGGAAACAATGCAAGGCTATGTACTCAAGTTCAAAAGCTCTATGGAAAGCTTCTATACAAATTTGAGAAACTTTACTTCTACAGGTTTCCTGCGTCTCAAACTGCATCTGGCAGCACCAAAG CTAAAAGGAAGCAGGGATCAACATCAAGTTTATCCCAATTAGTGGATGATGGAGATTATCCGACAGCGGCAGAGATATCCAAGGACTGCCCTATCAATGTGACAG CAATACCTGAAGTGCAACTACAGACACCATCAAAGgacaaagaaaagaagaaaaagcgaGGTTGTCCAACGGGACGAAGTGGATATCAAATTTTCCTCAAGCAGGAATGTGCGCGATTAAAAGCTTCTGGTCAGGACATAGATGGCAAGCATATCCTGCGCGTGGCGGTGGAAGAATGGAATAAGTTGTCAGACATTGATAAACAG CCATATGTGGAGGAAAGCAAGAAGATGAAGGAACAAAAGAAGGAAGCAATGATGACTGAAAATAATAAACAGAAGAGCACTCTAGATCTTAACAAGGATGAAAAGAAGGCTAATCTGTGTTGTGGTGACTACTACTGTGTAACTTTGCAACCTCAAGCAAATAACCCTCTTGTCAACAATGCAGCAGTGGATTTGGCTTATAAAATGACAGAAAAAACATCCAAAGATCCCTTCTTCCCATTTGATCTGGATGCTTATCGTTCCGTAGATTTGCTAACCGGGTTAGCAATCGGAGAACCCAAATAA